The Pseudomonas kermanshahensis genome includes a window with the following:
- the sfnG gene encoding dimethylsulfone monooxygenase SfnG: MSQAPIKFAYWVPNVSGGLVVSTIEQRTSWDIDYNRKLAQIAEKAGFDYALSQIRFTAGYGADNQHESVTISHALLAATEKLKVIAAILPGPWNPALAAKQLATIDQFTQGRIAINLVSGWFKGEFHAIGEPWLDHDERYRRSEAFIRALKGIWTQDNFTFNGDFYRFRDYTLKPKPLQQPHPEIFQGGSSRAARDMAARVSDWYFTNGNTVEGIKAQVDDLRAKAAANGHAIKVGVNAFIIARDTEEEARAVLQEIIDKANPEAVKAFGHEVKNAGAASPEGEGNWATSSFEDLVQYNDGFKTNLIGTPLQIAERIVALKAVGVDLILSGFLHFQEEVAYFGEHVLPLVRELEAGRRVEKAVA, translated from the coding sequence ATGAGCCAAGCCCCAATCAAGTTCGCCTACTGGGTCCCCAACGTCAGCGGTGGCCTGGTGGTGAGCACCATCGAGCAGCGCACCAGCTGGGACATCGACTACAACCGTAAACTGGCGCAGATCGCCGAAAAGGCGGGCTTTGACTACGCCCTGTCGCAAATCCGTTTCACTGCCGGTTATGGTGCCGACAACCAGCACGAGTCGGTCACCATCAGCCATGCGCTGCTGGCCGCCACCGAGAAGCTCAAGGTCATCGCGGCCATCCTTCCAGGCCCATGGAACCCGGCGCTGGCGGCCAAGCAACTGGCAACCATCGACCAGTTCACCCAGGGCCGGATCGCCATCAACCTGGTGTCGGGCTGGTTCAAGGGCGAGTTCCACGCCATCGGCGAACCGTGGCTGGACCATGACGAGCGCTACCGCCGTTCAGAGGCGTTCATCCGTGCGCTGAAGGGCATCTGGACCCAAGACAATTTCACCTTCAACGGCGATTTCTATCGCTTCCGGGACTACACCCTCAAGCCCAAACCCCTGCAGCAGCCGCACCCGGAAATCTTCCAGGGTGGCAGTTCGCGAGCAGCGCGGGACATGGCGGCGCGGGTGTCGGACTGGTACTTCACCAATGGCAATACCGTGGAGGGGATCAAGGCCCAGGTCGACGATCTGCGTGCCAAGGCCGCCGCCAACGGCCATGCGATCAAGGTGGGGGTGAATGCCTTCATCATTGCCCGCGACACCGAGGAAGAGGCACGGGCGGTGTTGCAGGAGATCATCGACAAGGCCAACCCCGAGGCGGTAAAGGCGTTTGGGCATGAGGTCAAGAACGCCGGGGCGGCCAGCCCGGAAGGCGAGGGCAACTGGGCTACTTCCAGCTTCGAGGACCTGGTGCAGTACAACGATGGGTTCAAGACCAACCTGATCGGCACACCGCTGCAGATTGCCGAGCGCATTGTTGCGCTGAAGGCGGTGGGGGTGGATTTGATCCTTTCAGGGTTCCTGCATTTCCAGGAGGAGGTGGCGTACTTCGGTGAGCATGTGTTGCCGCTGGTGCGCGAGCTGGAGGCCGGGCGCCGGGTGGAAAAAGCGGTGGCGTGA
- a CDS encoding DUF3077 domain-containing protein → MDKVLPERTGTLGLTIGSASCLDGVIQGKRLFRVEPGNCCDHAIEQASVLMDCSRRASFIGVMDDEPVLVWASHFLCEMAKALMDDAHMGMRKHR, encoded by the coding sequence ATGGACAAGGTATTACCAGAACGCACCGGCACGCTGGGTTTGACCATAGGCTCCGCGTCGTGCCTGGACGGCGTGATACAGGGCAAGCGCCTGTTTCGCGTAGAACCCGGCAACTGCTGCGACCATGCCATCGAGCAGGCGTCGGTGCTGATGGACTGCTCAAGACGAGCCTCGTTCATCGGCGTAATGGACGACGAACCTGTGCTGGTCTGGGCCTCGCACTTTCTTTGCGAAATGGCCAAGGCGCTGATGGACGATGCGCACATGGGCATGCGCAAGCACCGCTGA
- a CDS encoding metalloregulator ArsR/SmtB family transcription factor — protein MITPPEVFKNLADETRARATLLIANLGELCVCELMCALDDSQPKISRHLAQLRSSGLLLDRRQGQWVYYRLNPNLPTWVHDMLQVTLQANATWLQANTARLQHMADRPVRAAACC, from the coding sequence ATGATCACCCCACCCGAGGTCTTCAAGAACCTGGCCGACGAGACCCGCGCTCGTGCCACCCTGCTCATCGCCAACCTAGGCGAGCTCTGCGTTTGCGAGCTGATGTGCGCGCTCGACGACAGCCAGCCGAAAATCAGCCGCCATCTCGCCCAACTGCGAAGCAGCGGCCTGTTGCTGGATCGCCGCCAAGGCCAATGGGTGTATTACCGCCTCAACCCGAACCTGCCCACGTGGGTGCACGACATGCTGCAGGTGACGTTGCAGGCCAACGCCACCTGGCTGCAGGCGAACACAGCACGCCTGCAGCACATGGCCGACCGCCCCGTCCGCGCAGCCGCCTGCTGCTGA
- a CDS encoding arsenate reductase ArsC, with amino-acid sequence MQVLFMCTANSCRSILSEALFNHLAPPGFAAVSAGSFPKGQVLPRSLTTLQQAGICTDGLRSKGNDAFAANPPDIVITVCDKAAGEPCPVYFGPALKAHWGLEDPSEVEGDEAAIDAAFNATLAIIERRCNALFALPFNTLGHDELQRELDRIGTL; translated from the coding sequence ATGCAAGTCCTGTTCATGTGCACCGCCAACAGCTGCCGCAGCATCCTCAGCGAAGCGCTGTTCAATCACCTGGCACCGCCAGGCTTCGCAGCCGTCAGTGCCGGCAGTTTTCCCAAAGGCCAGGTGCTGCCGCGCAGCCTCACCACCCTGCAGCAGGCCGGCATTTGCACAGACGGCCTGCGCAGCAAAGGTAACGATGCCTTCGCCGCCAACCCGCCAGACATCGTCATCACCGTCTGCGACAAAGCCGCCGGTGAACCCTGCCCCGTGTACTTCGGCCCAGCCCTAAAAGCCCACTGGGGCCTGGAAGACCCTTCCGAGGTCGAGGGTGACGAGGCCGCGATTGACGCCGCGTTCAACGCCACGCTGGCCATCATCGAGCGACGCTGCAACGCCCTCTTCGCCCTCCCCTTCAATACCCTCGGCCACGACGAGCTCCAGCGCGAGCTGGACCGCATCGGCACGCTTTAA
- the arsH gene encoding arsenical resistance protein ArsH yields MPEQLPNLDLSLFDAAPAAPRASEHKPRILLLYGSTRERSFSRLLTEEAARLLQHFGAETRIFDPSGLPLPDDVPVEHPKVQELRDLVLWSEGQVWCSPERHGALSAVFKAQIDWVPLALGAVRPTQGKTLAVMQVCGGSQSFNVVNQLRVLGRWMRMFTIPNQSSVPKAYLEFDDAGRMKPSPYYDRVVDVMEELVKFTLLLRDRTEFLVDRYSERKESAEQLTARVNQRSI; encoded by the coding sequence ATGCCCGAGCAACTGCCCAACCTCGACCTGTCCCTGTTCGACGCAGCCCCAGCCGCGCCCCGTGCCAGCGAGCACAAACCGCGCATCCTGCTGTTGTACGGGTCGACCCGCGAACGCTCCTTTAGCCGCTTGCTGACCGAAGAGGCCGCCCGCCTTCTGCAGCATTTCGGTGCCGAGACGCGCATCTTCGATCCCTCCGGCCTGCCGTTGCCTGACGACGTGCCGGTAGAGCACCCCAAAGTGCAAGAACTGCGTGACCTGGTGCTGTGGTCCGAAGGCCAGGTCTGGTGCTCGCCCGAACGCCACGGCGCCCTGTCGGCCGTGTTCAAGGCGCAGATCGACTGGGTCCCCCTGGCCCTCGGCGCCGTACGCCCCACCCAAGGCAAGACCCTGGCCGTGATGCAAGTGTGCGGGGGTTCGCAGTCGTTCAACGTGGTCAACCAACTGCGCGTACTGGGCCGCTGGATGCGCATGTTCACCATCCCCAACCAGTCCTCGGTGCCCAAGGCGTACCTGGAATTCGACGATGCCGGCCGCATGAAACCATCGCCCTACTACGACCGGGTGGTCGACGTGATGGAAGAGCTGGTGAAGTTCACCCTGTTGCTGCGCGACCGCACCGAGTTTTTGGTGGACCGCTATTCCGAGCGCAAAGAAAGCGCCGAGCAGCTTACGGCGCGGGTTAACCAACGTTCGATCTGA
- a CDS encoding acetyltransferase: MIIRQANAADHPLLLDIWLRAVRATHHFLQASDIDALLPQLRDVYLPAVELWVAVDAEDCPLGFIGLNQEHVEMLFIDPDLRGRGIGRALLDYARGSRHTLSVDVNEQNPEAVGFYLHYGFVQTGRSEVDGEGRPFPLLHMSLPS; encoded by the coding sequence ATGATCATTCGTCAGGCCAACGCCGCAGACCATCCACTGCTGCTCGACATCTGGCTGCGCGCCGTTCGCGCCACTCACCATTTTTTGCAGGCATCCGACATAGACGCGCTGCTGCCGCAGTTGCGCGATGTTTACCTTCCCGCTGTCGAGTTGTGGGTCGCGGTCGATGCTGAAGATTGCCCGTTAGGCTTCATCGGGCTGAATCAGGAGCATGTGGAAATGCTCTTCATCGACCCCGACCTGCGTGGGCGTGGGATTGGGCGTGCGCTGCTGGATTACGCACGCGGTTCGCGGCACACGCTGAGTGTGGATGTGAACGAGCAGAACCCTGAGGCTGTGGGGTTTTATCTGCATTATGGGTTTGTGCAGACGGGGCGCTCTGAGGTGGATGGTGAGGGGCGGCCGTTTCCGTTGTTGCATATGAGTTTGCCGAGTTAA
- a CDS encoding tetratricopeptide repeat protein — translation MHQNLRTAFIVSVLMMTSCTSSIPSTPATDQTRIGSRGDSAYGLGVDAYKREDYPEAVVQWRQAVAQGNRLALNNLGYLAYYGLGMQADPSLAVDLWHKGAALGVSEAQWHLGIAYQEGKGVRPDPVESYAWVRCAIDTATRNAAAADAHADTELKIASDARKSLVEIVEKLPVEKLADARQRASACMNAYKAR, via the coding sequence GTGCATCAGAACCTCAGGACTGCGTTCATCGTTAGCGTATTGATGATGACCTCCTGCACATCCTCCATCCCTTCAACCCCTGCCACCGATCAAACGCGCATCGGATCACGAGGCGACTCGGCCTATGGCCTGGGTGTCGATGCATACAAGCGCGAAGACTATCCTGAAGCGGTGGTGCAGTGGCGTCAGGCCGTGGCGCAAGGGAATCGGCTTGCGCTCAACAACTTGGGCTACCTGGCCTACTATGGCCTTGGCATGCAGGCCGACCCATCCTTGGCTGTCGATCTGTGGCACAAAGGCGCAGCGCTGGGTGTCTCGGAGGCTCAGTGGCATCTGGGCATCGCTTACCAGGAAGGCAAAGGGGTTAGGCCAGATCCCGTCGAGTCTTACGCATGGGTGCGCTGTGCCATTGATACCGCCACACGCAATGCTGCAGCTGCGGATGCGCATGCGGACACCGAGCTGAAGATTGCGAGCGACGCCCGCAAAAGCCTGGTGGAGATCGTTGAAAAGTTGCCGGTAGAGAAGCTGGCTGATGCCCGCCAGCGCGCCTCGGCCTGTATGAACGCCTACAAAGCGCGATGA
- the dusA gene encoding tRNA dihydrouridine(20/20a) synthase DusA has protein sequence MTAKSGSNPVATRPEPSRRFSVAPMMDWTDRHCRFFLRLLSKHTLLYTEMVTTGALLHNDAHRFLRHDVSEHPLALQLGGSVPADLAACARLAEEAGYDEVNLNVGCPSDRVQNNMIGACLMAHPTLVADCVKAMRDAVSTPVTVKHRIGINGRDSYAELCDFVGQVREAGCRSFTVHARIAILEGLSPKENREVPPLRYDVAAQLKADFPDLEIVLNGGIKTLAECQAHLETFDGVMLGREAYHNPYLLAEVDQQLFGSEAPVISRSEALALLRPYIVAHIESGGAMHHVTRHILGLAQGFKGARRFRQLLSADIHKAPEPLVVFDQAAELMQGH, from the coding sequence ATGACTGCAAAATCAGGCTCTAACCCAGTTGCGACAAGGCCTGAGCCGTCGCGCCGGTTCTCCGTTGCACCGATGATGGACTGGACAGACCGCCACTGCCGCTTCTTCCTGCGCCTGCTCTCCAAGCACACCCTGCTCTACACCGAAATGGTCACCACCGGCGCCCTACTCCACAACGACGCCCACCGTTTCCTGCGCCACGACGTGTCCGAGCACCCGCTGGCCCTGCAACTGGGCGGCAGCGTGCCGGCCGACCTGGCGGCCTGCGCGCGCCTGGCCGAGGAGGCGGGCTACGACGAGGTCAACCTTAACGTTGGCTGCCCGAGCGACCGGGTGCAGAACAACATGATCGGTGCGTGCCTGATGGCCCACCCGACGTTGGTGGCTGATTGCGTCAAGGCAATGCGCGATGCGGTGTCGACGCCGGTGACGGTCAAGCACCGTATCGGCATCAATGGCCGTGACAGCTATGCCGAGCTGTGCGATTTCGTCGGCCAGGTGCGCGAGGCTGGGTGCCGGAGTTTTACCGTGCATGCGCGGATTGCGATTCTTGAAGGGCTGTCGCCCAAGGAGAACCGTGAGGTGCCGCCTTTGCGCTACGACGTGGCGGCGCAGCTGAAAGCGGACTTCCCGGACCTTGAGATCGTGCTTAACGGCGGGATCAAGACGCTGGCGGAATGCCAGGCGCACCTTGAAACGTTCGATGGGGTGATGCTGGGGCGTGAGGCGTATCACAACCCTTACCTGCTGGCCGAGGTGGACCAGCAGTTGTTTGGCAGCGAGGCGCCGGTGATCAGCCGCAGTGAGGCGCTGGCGTTGTTGCGGCCTTATATCGTGGCGCACATCGAGAGCGGTGGGGCCATGCATCACGTCACCCGGCATATTCTGGGGCTGGCTCAGGGCTTCAAGGGGGCGCGGCGGTTCCGGCAGCTGTTGTCAGCGGATATTCACAAGGCGCCAGAGCCGTTGGTGGTGTTTGATCAGGCAGCGGAGTTGATGCAGGGTCATTGA
- the tal gene encoding transaldolase: MTSKLEQLKQFTTVVADTGDLDAITRLKPVDATTNPSLLLKAAAIPGYADLLKQVKSKAKGDVDLACDEFAVAVGSGILKVIPGRISTEVDARLSFDEQALLAKARQLIALYDKAGVGKDRVLIKLASTWEGIRAAEKLEKEGIQTNLTLLFSFAQAQACADAGVFLISPFVGRIYDWYKKSTGKEYVGAEDPGVQSVTRIYDYYKTNGYNTVVMGASFRNIGQIEQLAGCDRLTISPELLQQLSDDQGDLPRVLKPGNTGEAKQVLSESQFRWAMNEDAMGTEKLAEGIRQFARDQEKLEKLMAEKA, translated from the coding sequence ATGACCTCCAAGCTGGAACAACTCAAGCAGTTCACCACCGTGGTCGCCGACACCGGGGACCTGGACGCCATCACCCGCCTGAAACCGGTCGATGCCACCACCAACCCGTCGCTGCTGCTCAAAGCCGCCGCCATCCCCGGCTATGCCGACCTGCTAAAGCAGGTAAAAAGTAAAGCCAAGGGCGATGTGGACCTGGCCTGCGACGAGTTTGCGGTCGCGGTCGGCTCCGGGATCCTTAAGGTCATCCCTGGCCGTATCTCCACTGAAGTGGATGCGCGCCTGTCGTTCGATGAGCAGGCCCTGCTGGCCAAGGCCCGTCAGTTGATCGCCCTGTACGATAAAGCCGGGGTCGGCAAAGACCGCGTGCTGATCAAGCTGGCCTCGACCTGGGAAGGTATCCGCGCCGCCGAGAAGCTGGAGAAGGAAGGCATCCAGACCAACCTGACCCTGCTGTTCTCCTTCGCCCAGGCCCAAGCCTGCGCCGATGCTGGGGTGTTCCTGATCTCGCCGTTCGTGGGCCGTATCTACGACTGGTACAAGAAGAGCACCGGCAAGGAATACGTCGGTGCCGAGGACCCGGGTGTGCAGTCGGTCACGCGCATCTACGACTACTACAAGACCAATGGCTACAACACGGTGGTCATGGGTGCCAGCTTCCGCAACATCGGCCAAATCGAGCAACTGGCAGGCTGCGACCGCCTGACCATCAGCCCCGAACTGCTGCAGCAGTTGAGCGATGACCAGGGCGACCTGCCGCGCGTGCTCAAGCCGGGCAACACGGGCGAGGCCAAGCAGGTATTGAGCGAGAGCCAGTTCCGCTGGGCGATGAACGAAGATGCCATGGGCACCGAGAAGCTGGCCGAGGGTATTCGCCAGTTCGCGCGGGATCAAGAGAAGCTGGAGAAGTTGATGGCTGAAAAGGCCTGA
- a CDS encoding alkaline phosphatase D family protein: MTSSLPLVLAGPVLRRLEPQRLAIWLVATQPLQPEFALDGVEHSAKVTCQVITIGQHAFIHLLDIHVAQPLPCNQRLGYDLRINGQGIADWAPHMLYPGETRPHFVLRDRLDHLLHGSCRKPHHPAADGLLCADRLLQQCQHPEQRPAVLLMTGDQVYADDVAGPMLRAIHVLIERLGLFDEQLDGAVVADSAALYRHPASYYHRADLLPAQERNDSLRERFFGGKRKPIFSSSNADNHLVTFAEVMAMYLLVWSPEPWRLVNLDMPAGLTDERQARYRQEVPLIEAFADNLGQVARVMAHLPCLMIFDDHDITDDWNLSAQWEETAYGHPFSRRIIGNALLGYLLCQAWGNDPDGCGPLVERCQALTGAPLASQAQDELIGELLRFQGWQFSLPSNPPLRVLDTRTRRWRSENSLAKPSGLLDWEALSELQQALLDHPSAIIVSPAPIFGVKLIETVQKVFSWMGYPLLVDAENWMAHRGAAQVILNIFRHSRTPGHYVVLSGDVHYSFVYEVLIRHRQRSPHLWQITSSGIKNEFPRRLLDVLDRLNRWLYSPRSPLNWFTKRREMEVVPRTPSGSKAGERLWNGAGLGQVFFDEQGRPARVFQLDAGGRDVTEFVGPE; the protein is encoded by the coding sequence ATGACCTCTTCCCTACCCCTTGTTCTCGCCGGCCCGGTACTGCGCCGCCTGGAGCCACAGCGCCTGGCCATTTGGCTGGTCGCAACGCAACCCTTGCAACCTGAATTTGCCCTTGATGGCGTAGAACACTCGGCCAAGGTCACTTGCCAGGTGATCACGATAGGCCAGCACGCGTTTATTCATTTGCTGGACATCCACGTTGCCCAGCCGCTCCCCTGCAACCAGAGGCTGGGCTACGACCTGCGCATCAATGGCCAGGGCATCGCAGACTGGGCACCCCACATGCTCTACCCCGGTGAAACGCGCCCACACTTCGTGTTGCGTGATCGCCTCGATCATTTGCTGCACGGTTCTTGCCGAAAGCCGCACCACCCCGCCGCCGACGGCCTGCTCTGCGCCGACCGTTTGCTGCAACAGTGCCAGCACCCCGAACAACGCCCTGCGGTGCTGCTGATGACCGGCGACCAGGTGTATGCCGATGATGTCGCCGGGCCCATGCTGCGCGCGATCCACGTGCTGATCGAACGCTTGGGGCTGTTCGACGAACAGTTGGACGGTGCAGTCGTCGCCGACAGCGCGGCGCTCTATCGCCACCCGGCCAGTTACTACCACCGCGCCGACTTGCTGCCCGCGCAGGAACGTAACGACAGCCTGCGCGAGCGCTTTTTCGGGGGTAAGCGCAAGCCGATCTTCTCGTCCAGCAACGCCGACAACCACTTGGTGACCTTCGCCGAGGTCATGGCTATGTACCTGCTGGTGTGGTCACCCGAACCCTGGCGGCTGGTCAACCTGGACATGCCCGCAGGCCTCACCGATGAACGCCAGGCGCGTTATCGGCAGGAGGTGCCTCTGATCGAGGCCTTCGCCGACAACCTCGGCCAGGTGGCGCGGGTGATGGCACACCTGCCGTGCCTGATGATCTTCGACGACCACGACATCACCGACGACTGGAACCTCTCGGCGCAGTGGGAAGAAACCGCCTATGGCCACCCGTTCTCGCGGCGAATCATCGGCAATGCGCTGCTGGGCTACCTGCTGTGCCAGGCCTGGGGCAACGACCCGGATGGCTGCGGGCCATTGGTCGAACGCTGCCAGGCGCTGACGGGTGCGCCACTGGCCAGCCAGGCACAGGATGAACTGATCGGCGAGCTGCTGCGCTTCCAAGGCTGGCAGTTCAGCCTGCCCAGCAACCCACCCTTGCGGGTACTCGATACCCGCACCCGGCGTTGGCGCAGCGAAAATAGCTTGGCCAAGCCTTCGGGCCTGCTCGACTGGGAAGCATTGAGCGAATTACAGCAGGCGCTGCTCGATCATCCCTCGGCGATTATCGTGTCGCCGGCACCGATCTTCGGGGTAAAGCTGATAGAAACCGTGCAAAAGGTATTCAGCTGGATGGGCTACCCGTTGCTGGTGGATGCCGAGAACTGGATGGCCCATCGGGGCGCGGCCCAGGTGATTCTGAATATCTTCCGCCACTCACGCACGCCCGGGCATTACGTGGTGCTCTCAGGGGATGTGCATTATTCGTTCGTCTATGAAGTACTGATTCGACACCGCCAACGCAGCCCGCACTTGTGGCAGATCACCAGCAGCGGGATCAAGAACGAATTCCCCAGGCGTTTGCTGGATGTGCTCGACCGGCTTAACCGCTGGCTGTATTCACCGCGCTCGCCGCTGAACTGGTTTACCAAGCGGCGGGAGATGGAAGTGGTGCCGCGTACGCCCAGCGGTAGCAAGGCGGGTGAGCGGTTGTGGAATGGTGCGGGGTTGGGGCAGGTGTTTTTTGATGAGCAGGGGCGGCCGGCACGGGTGTTTCAGCTGGATGCCGGTGGGCGGGATGTGACGGAGTTTGTTGGGCCGGAATGA
- the rssC gene encoding anti-sigma factor antagonist RssC, translating into MSTGRIQFAEQSGTFVLKFVGEVRLTLCSALDATIEKIFTALNFSAIVIDLTETESIDSTTLGLLAKLSILSRQKVGLLPTVVTTNPDISRLLQSMGFDQVFNIVDRPIPCPECLTDLPSQDQNEEVVRSKVLEAHKILMGLNDSNREAFHDLVNALERS; encoded by the coding sequence ATGAGTACCGGTAGAATTCAGTTCGCCGAGCAAAGCGGTACCTTTGTACTGAAATTCGTCGGTGAAGTGCGCCTGACCCTGTGTTCGGCGCTGGATGCGACGATCGAGAAGATTTTCACCGCGCTGAACTTCTCGGCCATCGTCATCGATTTGACTGAAACCGAGAGCATCGACAGCACCACCTTGGGCCTGCTGGCCAAGTTGTCGATCCTGTCGCGCCAGAAAGTGGGGCTGCTGCCGACCGTGGTCACCACCAACCCGGACATTTCTCGGTTGTTGCAGTCCATGGGCTTCGATCAAGTGTTCAACATCGTCGATCGCCCAATACCGTGCCCAGAGTGCCTGACCGACTTGCCGTCGCAGGACCAGAACGAAGAAGTGGTGCGCTCCAAGGTGCTGGAGGCGCACAAGATCCTCATGGGGCTCAATGACTCCAACCGCGAAGCGTTTCATGACCTGGTGAATGCGCTGGAGCGGTCTTGA
- the rssB gene encoding two-component system response regulator RssB: protein MQKTSATLLIIDDDDVVRASLAAYLEDSGFSVLQAGNGQQGLQVFEEHQPDLVICDLRMPQMGGLELIRQISERAPQLPVIVVSGAGVMSDAVEALRLGAADYLIKPLEDLAVLEHSVRRALDRSRLVLENQRYRDKLEAANRELEASLHLLQEDQTAGRQVQMNMLPESPWVAGEFAFEHQIIPSLYLSGDFADYFRVDDRRIAFYLADVSGHGASSAFVTVLLKFMTTRLLFEFKRGSKMREFKPSQVLSHINRGLINCKLGKHVTMVGGVIDEDTGLLTYAVGGHLPLPVLYTPGNTRYLEGRGLPVGLFDEASYQDLVVELPPVFSLSLMSDGILDLLPGDTLKDKEAALPEIVKAAGGSLDGLRQRFGLATLGEMPDDIALLVLSRNLQ, encoded by the coding sequence ATGCAGAAAACCAGTGCAACGCTGCTGATCATCGATGACGACGACGTGGTCCGTGCGAGCCTCGCCGCCTATCTTGAAGACAGTGGTTTCAGCGTCCTCCAGGCCGGTAATGGCCAGCAGGGGCTTCAGGTCTTCGAAGAACACCAGCCCGACCTCGTGATCTGCGATCTGCGCATGCCGCAGATGGGCGGGCTCGAACTGATCCGCCAGATCAGCGAGCGCGCGCCGCAGCTGCCGGTGATCGTGGTGTCGGGTGCGGGCGTGATGAGCGATGCGGTCGAGGCCTTGCGCCTGGGCGCCGCCGACTACCTGATCAAGCCGCTGGAAGACCTTGCCGTGCTCGAGCACTCGGTGCGCCGGGCCCTTGACCGTTCGCGCCTGGTGCTGGAAAACCAGCGCTACCGCGACAAGCTCGAAGCCGCCAACCGCGAGCTGGAGGCCAGCCTGCACCTGTTGCAGGAAGACCAGACCGCCGGCCGGCAGGTGCAGATGAACATGCTCCCGGAAAGCCCCTGGGTGGCCGGCGAGTTTGCCTTCGAGCACCAGATCATCCCGTCGCTGTACCTGTCGGGTGATTTTGCCGACTACTTCCGCGTGGATGATCGGCGCATTGCCTTCTACCTCGCCGATGTCTCCGGGCACGGCGCCTCGTCGGCGTTCGTCACGGTGTTGCTGAAGTTCATGACCACGCGCCTGTTGTTCGAATTCAAGCGCGGGAGCAAGATGCGTGAGTTCAAGCCCTCGCAAGTGCTCAGCCACATCAACCGCGGGTTGATCAACTGCAAGTTGGGCAAGCATGTGACCATGGTGGGCGGCGTGATCGACGAAGACACTGGGCTGTTGACCTATGCCGTGGGCGGCCACCTGCCGCTGCCGGTGCTGTACACCCCGGGCAATACCCGCTACCTGGAAGGTCGCGGCCTGCCGGTGGGGTTGTTCGACGAGGCCAGTTATCAGGACCTGGTGGTGGAACTGCCGCCAGTGTTCAGCCTCAGCTTGATGTCCGATGGCATTCTGGACCTTTTGCCAGGCGACACGCTCAAAGATAAAGAAGCCGCCTTGCCAGAAATCGTCAAGGCAGCGGGTGGCAGCCTGGATGGGCTGCGGCAACGATTTGGATTGGCTACGCTTGGGGAGATGCCGGATGATATCGCCCTATTGGTGTTGAGCAGGAACCTTCAATGA
- a CDS encoding PilZ domain-containing protein, with the protein MPQTPSNHSEKRDFIRMRIDTDISLLHQGQVIAAVCLDLSSGGMQVQAPQRFQVGDTLEVRIDSDHKALKGLHASTEVVWIADQPDGQQKFGLRILAMH; encoded by the coding sequence ATGCCCCAGACACCCTCTAACCACAGCGAAAAACGCGATTTCATCCGCATGCGCATCGACACCGACATCAGCCTGTTGCACCAAGGCCAGGTGATTGCAGCCGTGTGCCTGGACCTGTCCAGCGGGGGCATGCAAGTGCAGGCGCCGCAGCGGTTTCAGGTAGGGGATACGCTTGAGGTGAGGATCGATTCCGATCACAAGGCGCTGAAAGGCCTGCATGCCAGCACCGAGGTGGTGTGGATCGCCGACCAGCCCGACGGGCAGCAGAAATTCGGCCTGCGCATCCTGGCGATGCATTGA
- a CDS encoding VacJ family lipoprotein yields MRRIGAGVIERVTQACVCASLLLAPVAATQAATEEDPWEAVNRPIFRFNDTVDTYALKPLAKGYQAVTPQFLEDGLHNIFRNLGDVTNLANDILQLKPHAAGVDTARLIVNTTFGLGGFFDVGTKMGLQRNDEDFGQTLGYWGVGSGPYVVIPLLGPSTVRDGLAKYPDSYTEPYRYINHVPTRNTSLAVDVVDTRASLLSAEKLMQGDKYIFIRNAYLQNREFKVKDGEVEDDF; encoded by the coding sequence ATGCGTAGGATCGGTGCCGGTGTGATCGAGCGAGTCACCCAGGCCTGTGTCTGCGCCAGCTTGTTGCTGGCGCCCGTGGCGGCCACCCAAGCGGCCACCGAGGAAGACCCTTGGGAGGCGGTCAACCGCCCGATCTTCAGGTTCAACGATACGGTCGACACCTATGCCCTCAAGCCATTGGCCAAGGGCTACCAGGCAGTGACGCCGCAGTTCCTCGAAGATGGCCTCCATAACATCTTCCGCAACCTGGGCGATGTCACCAACCTGGCCAACGACATTCTGCAGCTTAAACCGCATGCGGCGGGCGTGGACACGGCGCGGCTGATCGTCAACACCACCTTTGGCCTGGGTGGCTTCTTCGACGTCGGCACCAAGATGGGCCTGCAGCGCAACGACGAAGATTTCGGCCAGACCTTGGGTTACTGGGGCGTGGGCAGCGGCCCTTACGTGGTTATCCCGTTGCTGGGCCCAAGCACCGTGCGTGACGGCCTGGCCAAGTACCCGGACAGCTACACCGAACCCTACCGCTACATCAACCACGTACCGACGCGTAACACGAGCCTTGCGGTTGACGTCGTCGATACCCGTGCCAGCCTGTTGTCGGCTGAGAAGCTGATGCAGGGTGACAAGTACATCTTCATTCGTAACGCCTACCTGCAGAACCGTGAGTTCAAGGTAAAGGACGGCGAAGTCGAAGATGATTTCTGA